In Phyllostomus discolor isolate MPI-MPIP mPhyDis1 chromosome 3, mPhyDis1.pri.v3, whole genome shotgun sequence, a single genomic region encodes these proteins:
- the LOC114490854 gene encoding interferon alpha-4-like, translating to MALPFSFLVALVALSCNSICSLGCDLPHTHSLVNGRALVLLGQMRRITPLFCLKDSKDFGFPLEAFSGNQFQKAQATSAIHEMIRQTFHLFSTEGVFAAWDKTLLDQLCNGLYQQLSDLEACLMQEVGLEEAPLMSEDSIQAVRKYFERITLYLQEKQHSPCAWEIVRAEIRRSLSLSANLEERLGARNDS from the coding sequence ATGGCCCTGCCCTTTTCCTTCCTGGTGGCCCTGGTGGCTCTCAGCTGCAACTCCATCTGCTCTCTGGGCTGTGACCTGCCTCACACCCACAGCCTGGTTAACGGGAGGGCCTTGGTGCTCCTGGGACAAATGAGAAGGATCACCCCTTTGTTCTGCCTGAAGGACAGCAAGGACTTTGGGTTCCCTCTGGAGGCGTTCAGTGGCAACCAGTTCCAGAAGGCTCAAGCCACTTCTGCCATCCATGAGATGATCAGGCAGACCTTCCACCTCTTCAGCACAGAGGGAGTGTTTGCTGCTTGGGACAAGACCCTCCTAGACCAACTCTGCAATGGACTTTATCAGCAGCTGAGTGATCTGGAAGCCTGTCTGAtgcaggaggtggggctggaagaGGCTCCCCTGATGAGTGAGGACTCCATCCAGGCTGtgagaaaatactttgagagaaTCACTCTCTACTTGCAGGAGAAGCAGCACAGCCCTTGTGCCTGGGAGATTGTCAGAGCAGAAATCAGA
- the KLHL9 gene encoding kelch-like protein 9: MKVSLGNGEMGVSAHLQPCKAGTTRFFTSNTHSSVVLQGFDQLRIEGLLCDVTLVPGDGEEIFPVHRAMMSSASDYFKAMFTGGMKEQDLMCIKLHGVNKVGLKKIIDFIYTAKLSLNMDNLQDTLEAASFLQILPVLDFCKVFLISGVSLDNCVEVGRIANTYNLIEVDKYVNNFILKHFPALLSTGEFLKLPFERLAFVLSSNSLKHCSELDLFKAACRWLRLEDPRMDYAAKLMKNIRFPLMTPQDLINYVQTVDFMRTDNTCVNLLLEASNYQMMPYMQPVMQSDRTAIRSDSTHLVTLGGVLRQQLVVSKELRMYDERAQEWRSLAPMDAPRYQHGIAVIGNFLYVVGGQSNYDTKGKTAVDTVFRFDPRYNKWMQVASLNEKRTFFHLSALKGHLYAVGGRSAAGELATVECYNPRMNEWSYVAKMSEPHYGHAGTVYGGLMYISGGITHDTFQNELMCFDPDTDKWTQKAPMTTVRGLHCMCTVGDKLYVIGGNHFRGTSDYDDVLSCEYYSPTLDQWTPIAAMLRGQSDVGVAVFENKIYVVGGYSWNNRCMVEIVQKYDPEKDEWHKVFDLPESLGGIRACTLTVFPPEENPGSPSRESPLSAPSDHS; encoded by the coding sequence ATGAAAGTGTCTCTTGGTAACGGAGAAATGGGCGTCTCCGCCCACTTACAGCCTTGTAAAGCAGGAACCACTCGATTTTTTACCAGCAATACTCACAGTTCAGTGGTATTGCAAGGCTTTGATCAGCTTAGAATAGAAGGATTGCTTTGTGATGTGACTCTGGTGCCGGGTGATGGAGAGGAAATCTTTCCTGTTCACAGAGCTATGATGTCATCTGCTAGTGATTATTTCAAGGCTATGTTCACAGGTGGAATGAAAGAACAAGACTTAATGTGCATTAAGCTTCATGGGGTGAACAAGGTTGGtctgaagaaaataattgattttatttatactgCAAAACTTTCTCTTAATATGGACAATCTTCAGGACACACTTGAAGCTGCCAGCTTTTTACAAATTTTACCTGTTTTGGACTTCTGTAAAGTGTTTCTTATTTCAGGAGTCTCTTTAGATAACTGTGTTGAAGTTGGGCGAATAGCTAACACCTATAATCTTATAGAAGTGGATAAATATGTCAATAATTTCATCCTGAAACATTTTCCTGCATTACTGAGTACTGGGGAGTTTCTAAAACTCCCTTTTGAACGACTTGCCTTTGTGCTTTCCAGTAACAGTCTTAAGCACTGTAGTGAACTTGACCTCTTCAAGGCTGCCTGTCGCTGGCTCAGGTTGGAAGACCCTCGGATGGATTATGCTGCAAAATTAATGAAGAACATTCGATTTCCACTAATGACACCACAGGACCTCATCAATTATGTGCAGACAGTAGATTTCATGCGAACAGACAATACCTGTGTGAACTTGCTTTTGGAAGCTAGCAATTACCAAATGATGCCATATATGCAGCCGGTGATGCAGTCAGATAGAACTGCCATTCGCTCTGACTCAACACACCTGGTTACTTTAGGAGGCGTTTTGAGGCAGCAGCTGGTTGTCAGTAAGGAATTGCGGATGTATGATGAAAGGGCACAAGAGTGGAGATCATTAGCTCCCATGGATGCCCCCCGTTACCAACATGGCATTGCTGTCATTGGGAACTTTCTTTATGTAGTTGGTGGTCAAAGTAATTATGATACAAAAGGAAAAACTGCTGTCGATACAGTGTTCAGATTTGATCCTCGGTATAATAAATGGATGCAGGTTGCATCATTAAATGAAAAGCGCACGTTCTTCCACTTGAGTGCCCTCAAAGGACATCTGTATGCTGTTGGTGGGCGAAGTGCAGCTGGTGAATTGGCCACAGTAGAATGTTACAATCCAAGAATGAATGAGTGGAGCTATGTTGCAAAAATGAGTGAACCCCACTATGGCCATGCAGGAACAGTATATGGAGGCTTAATGTATATTTCGGGAGGAATTACTCATGACACTTTTCAAAACGAGCTCATGTGTTTTGACCCAGATACGGACAAATGGACACAGAAGGCTCCAATGACTACAGTTAGAGGTCTGCATTGCATGTGTACAGTTGGAGACAAGCTCTATGTCATCGGTGGCAATCACTTCAGAGGAACGAGTGACTATGATGATGTTCTAAGCTGTGAATACTATTCACCAACCCTTGACCAGTGGACACCAATTGCTGCTATGTTAAGAGGTCAAAGTGATGTTGGAGTtgctgtctttgaaaataaaatctatgttGTAGGTGGATATTCTTGGAATAATCGTTGTATGGTAGAAATTGTCCAGAAATATGATCCAGAAAAGGACGAGTGGCATAAAGTTTTTGATCTTCCAGAGTCGCTTGGTGGCATTCGAGCTTGTACTCTCACAGTTTTTCCACCTGAAGAAAACCCTGGGTCACCTTCTAGAGAATCACCTCTTTCAGCACCTTCGGATCATTCCTAG